GGACCATTCGGGCCACGGCATGGGCGGCATGGTGGATTCCCAGGGCCTGGAGAAGCTCAAGGCCGCCCAGGGAACGGAAGCCGTCCGGCTTTTCCTGGACCAGATGATCGGACACCACGAGGGCGCGATCGACATGGCGAAGCAGGAGATCGCCGCCGGCAAGCACGCCGGGTCCATCCAGCTCTCGCGGGACATCGTCACGTCCCAGGAGGCTGAGATCGCCCAGATGAAGGAGATGCTGGCCCGGCTCTGACCTCCTCCCCTCCCCGACGCTCTCTCACTTAACGCGCCAAATCGGCGGACGCTCTCTCACTTAACGCGCCAAATCGGCCAACGCTCTCTCACTTAATGCGCCAAATCGGCCAACGCTCTCTCACTTAACGCGCCAAATCGGCCAACGCTCTCTCACTTTTTTTGGGAAAGTGAGAGAGCGTCCGTTGAAAAACCGCGTCAAGTGAGAGAGCGTCCGTTGAAAAACCGCATTAAGTGAGAGAGCGTCGGTTGGGGAGGGATGTGGGGGCCGCCCCCTTCGCGGTCAGGCGCGGGGCGTGACGTGCTCGGGGCGGATTCCGACGCCGACGAACCGGGCAGTCAGCCGGCGCAGCAGGGGTGAGGCAAACCGAAGGATCCCGATGAACCAACGCGGCGCGACACTGTTGCCCGCGGCGGCCCGGGCGATGGCCTTGTGCCCGTTGCGCTGAAGCAACTGCATCACCTTCACCGGTTTTTCCCTGCGCCGCTGCACCGCCGCGAGCTTTCCGACCGGCACGGTCCCGGCGGCAAGGTCCCCGGCGATGGCGTTGAACAGCGCAACGGCGTCCTGGACGGCGAAGTTCACGCCGACGCCGAACATCGGGGACATCGCATGGGCGGCGTCGCCGATCGCGATGAATCCGGGACGGTACCAGCGGTGGAGCCGGTTGATCTGGACCGAAAGGAGCTTGATCTGGTCCCAGTCCGTGAGGGTTGTGGCAACAGGGCGCAGCACAGGCGCAGCATGGATGATCCGGGCCTGGAGGGCCTCCAGCCCTGCAGCCCGAAGCTGGCCGTACCCGCCCTTGCGGATGACCATGCCCGACTGGTAGCTGTCGCCGCGGTCGATGGTCAGGACCATGCCCTGGCGGGATATGTAGCCGAGGGTTGCCGACGGCGGCTCCGGCGGTTTGGGCAGGCTGAACCAGAGAACGTCAATGGGCACGCCAAACTCGTCGGGAATCATCCCGGCCGCGGCGCGAAGTGCCGACGCTCGCCCGTCCGCAGCGACGGTAAGCGTCGCATGGACCTCAAGCTCGCCGACGTCCTCTGTAGCCGCCCGTACGCCGCGGACCTCATCCTGCTCAATGATGAGGCCAGTGGCTTCGGTGAGCATGCGCAGCTCGAAGTTGGGAAACACCGACGCCTCGCCGGCCAGGAAGTTCAGGAAATCCCACTGCGGCGCCATAACCAGGAAGTTATCCGGCTCCGGGAGGGTCCTGAAGTCCACGATGGTGAAGCGCCGGCCGTCCATGACAGCATCCATGGCGGGCAGGCGGGTGAGCGGCAGCTGCAGGAATTTATCGCGCAGCCCGAGCTCGCCGAGCAGCGTGACGGTGGACGGATGCACCGTGTCGCCGCGGAAGTCCCGAAAGAAGTCCGCATGCTTCTCGAGCACTGTGACGCGCAGCCCCTCGCGTGCCAGCAGGTAGCCGAGCACCATCCCGGCCGGTCCGCCGCCGGCAATGACGCAGTCACGCTCGATAACTTTCCCCACGGTCATATCATCGTGCCTCCTGCCCGGAAAGGTGAGAGAGCGTTCCCCAAAAACCCGCATCAAGTGAGAGAGCGTTCCCCAAAAACCCGCATCAAGTGAGAGAGCGTGCGGGTGTTGCGTGTTAAGTTGAAATCCGCGGGCTGGACGGTCCGCGCACCGGCTGGAAAGAGAAATCCCCTTGGACACGTCCGCACCAGTAAAAATCCTGACCGTCTGCACCGGCAACATCTGCCGTTCGCCGGTGGCCGAGCGACTGCTGCAGGCGGGGCTGGACCAGGTGGTGCCGGGCGGTTTCGTTGTGGCCAGCGCGGGCACCCGGGCCATGGTGGGCGACCCCATGCAGCCGCTCTCCGCGGACATCGTGCGCACTTTCGGCGGAAGCCCGGACAACTTCGCCGCCCGCCAGCTGACCCCGAAGATCCTCCGCGGCGTAGACCTGGTGCTCACCATGACCTCCGCTCACCGCGGCGAGGTGCTGCAGCTGGACGCCTCTTTCCTCAAACGGACGTTCACCATCCGCGAGTTCGCCCGCATGCTCGACGTCCTGGACCAGCGCGCAGCAGAGTCCGGGGGCAGCATGCCCGCCGCTGTACCCGCGAGGGAGAACCACGACGACGCCGGCTGGCTGGGCGCCAACACCGCCTTCTGGAAGAGCTTGCCGGCACGGGCTGCGGGGGTGCGGCACCTGTCCCTGCCCGCCGACGCTGCCGAGAACGACATCGTCGACCCCTACCGGCGCGCGCCCGAGGTGTACCGGCGGATGGAGGACGAGCTCGCGCCGGCGATCGTGTCCATCCTCCGGCACGCGCGCCTTAACGCACCGGCTCGCGGGACACGTGCGGAGTCGCTGTAGCGTTCCGGCGTTCCCCACCTCTCCCGCGACCCCGGCGCCACTCCCGGCGGCGACGTTCCCGCCTGCTGCAAGGTGACAGTTTGGACAACTTAGTAGCCAGCGGGGCACCGGCTGGCGGACACTGATCCCACCCATTCACAAAGAGGTGAGGCACAATGAGCACGCCTGACGGTTCCGATCCCTCCGGCCCCAACGCATCCGGGCCCTCCCCCGGTCCCCACAACGGCAGCTGGGTGGCGCACGGCCGCCGGCGCTGGATAGCCGCACTGCTGGCGCTGGTCCTGGCGGCCGCCGCCGTCGTCGCAGTCATCAGCCTCAACCGTTCCGGCAGCGAGGCGCAGCCCGCGGCGACGCAGAGCGAATCGCCGTCCACGCCGGTAACCCCCTCGGAGACTCCTTCCGATACGCCGCCGGCCCCTGCTCCCCCTCCGCCACCGGAGCCCATCCCGGAGCTGCCGCCCGCGCCGATGAATGTGCTCGTCATCGGCAGTGACATGCGCGGCGTTGCCAGAGACGCCGCCGCCCACACCGCAGCCACCGGCGAAGCCATGGACCACCGTTCGGACACCCTCATGGTGGTCCACGTTCCGGCCGATCGCAGAACCCTGTACATCATCTCCATCAACAGGGATACGTGGGTGGACATCCCTGGCTTCGGCGGCGGGAAGATCAATGCCGGGCTGCAGTACGGCGGTATCGACATGACCACCCAGACGGTGCAGCAGTTGCTCGGCATCACCATCGACCACACGCTGATGCTTGATTTCGGGGGCCTCAAAGTCCTGGTGGACGGGCTGGGCGGGATCGACGTCAACGTCCCGGTTCCGTTCCAGTCCACGCACGACACCGGCCACGTCTTCGGACCCGGCGTGAATCACCTGGACGGACAGGCGGCCCTGGAGTTCTCGCGTGAGCGGTACGCATTTTCCGACGGCGACTTCCAGCGGGTGCGCAACCAGCAGGTCCTGCTCAAAGCCATTCTGGCCCGCCTGACCGGTGGAGGCGCCTTGAATGACGTCAATGCCGTCCGCGGACTGGTGAACTTCGCCTCGTGCTGCCTCACGGTGAACAAGGGCTTCGACCCTGTGCAGGCTGCCATCCTTGCCTACAGCCTGCGGAACCTGGACGTGAACGCGATCGGCACCATGACCCTGCCCACGGCGGGCTCAGGATTCATCGCGGGCCAGTCGGTTCTCTTCCCGGACTACGGGGCGATCAACGCCGTTGGGGCAGCGCTGCGGGAGGGGCGGATCGGGGAGTTCGCAGTTCCGTAGCGGCTGCCCCTGGCATTGGCGGACGAGCGCCCCGCCCCGCATGAACGTGCCGGGCAACACCGTTAATGCGGTCGAGGGCCGCTCGTCCGATTAAGGCGCTCCACGCAGCTGTTCAACCGGGGCTCACCCGGGGTTCACCGGGGGGAAAACGTCCGTGCGCCCTGCACGTAAAGGCTGGACGGCATGACTGACATTTCACGCCGCACCATTGTCAAGGGATCCGTCCTCGCTGCCGCACTGGCAGCCGCACCCGCCGCCGCCCACGCCACCCCAGCCCAGTCGCCCGCCGGCGTCGCGCTGGTCCGGAACCGGCTCACCCTGCCCAGCGGCATCGCCACCGGAGACGTCACCTCCGATTCCGCCGTCCTGTGGTCACGGTCTTCAGGTGCCGGGCGGATGACGGCGGTGCTGCGGGCAGTGGACGACGGCGGCGAGGTCCTCCGCGGCCGCGGCGCCTTTGAGCGCGTCCTCCGCGGGCCCCGCGCAACCCAGGCCTCCGACTTCACCGCCAAGATCCACGCCGGGAACCTGCCGTCCAACACGCGCTTTGCGCTGGAGATCAGCTTCGAGGACGACGGCGGCGCGGCCGGCGAGACGGCCAGCGGCAGCTTCCGCACGGCTCCGGACGCGGGGACGTACAACGGCAACGGCCGCACTGGTGACACAAGCGCCGGCGGCGAGGTGCCGGCGTCGTCCGCCCAAAGCTTTGTGTGGACGGGCGACACCGCCGGCCAGGGCTGGGGCATCAACGAGGAAATCGGCGGGATGCGCGGCTACCGCGCCATGCACCAGACCCGTCCGGACTTCTTCATCCACTCCGGCGACACCGTCTACGCCGACGGCCCCATCACGGAGACCGTGGTGGAGAAGGACGGACAGGTGTGGCGGAACCTGGTCACTGAGGAGGTGTCCAAGGTGGCCGAGACGCTGACCGAGTTCCGCGGCCGGCACCGTTACAACCAGATGGACGCCAACATGCGCGCGATGTTCGCCGATGTGCCCCTGATCTCGCAATGGGACGACCACGAAACCACCAACAACTGGTACCCCGGCGAGATCCTGGACGATCCCCGCTACACCGTGCGGGACGTCAACACCCTCGCGGCCCGGGGCCGGCAGGCGTGGCAGGAGAACATGCCCATCGCGGACTCCTCGGCCCTCTGGCGGCCGGGAACGTTTGACGACGCCGGGCAGTACCAGCCGGCGCGCATCTACCGGAAAATTTCCCGCGGACCGCAACTGGACATCTTCTGCCTGGACATGCGGACCTTCAAGTCGCCCAACACCGACGGGAAGGAACCGTACGCCACGGCCATCCTGGGCCAGGAGCAGGTGGATTGGCTGATCCGCGAGGTTTCACGCTCCAAGGCCACGTGGAAGGTCATCGCAGCGGACATGCCCGTGGGCGTCATCGTGGGTGACGGCCCGGTGAACCAGGAAAGCGTTTCAAACCGCGACGACGGCGCTCCCCTGGGCCGTGAGCTCGAGATCGCCGGGGTGCTGAGCGCCTTCAAGCACAACCGGGTTAAGAACGTGGTGTGGCTGACCGCCGACGTGCATTACTGCGCGGCCCACCACTACTCCCCCGAGCGTGCGGCCTTCACTGATTTCGACCCCTTCTGGGAATTCGTGGCCGGGCCGATTGCGGCGGGTTCGTTCGGCCCGAACAAGATGGACGGCACGTTCGGGCCCGAGGTGGTGTTCTCCAAGGCCGGCCGCTTCCCGGGCGAATCGCCCCGTAACGGTGAGAACCAGTTCTTCGGGCATGTCCAGCTGGATTCCGAAGTCTTCACGGTGAGCCTGCGCAACGCCAACGGCGCTACGGTGTTCTCGAAGGTGCTGACCCCGGAGCGGTAGCTTTCGGACTTTCGCTCCGGATTCGGACATGCGCTGCGTGGGCCCGGGCAGCGCATGTCCGAACCCGCAGCGGATTTGGTTACCGGAGGTCCGGGAAAGACGCAGGGTGCTCACGCGGTTGCCCCGAAGGCCGTTTGGCCGCTTTCACCGCTCTCGGCCAGGTGGCTGCTGACCTCCTGCAGCGTGCTGCTGACCATGTCTTCGTTCTGTTTCCGCTGGCGCAGTTCGTAGGCCAGGGCCTTCAGGTATTCCTCTGACGACATTTAGTGAGCCTTCTTTTCGTCTAGCAGGTTCTTGATGAGCGCTGTGAATTGGGTCCAGTCCCTGGCCGACTCGTGCAGCCGCTGCCGCCCTTCCGAGGTGAGGGAGTAGAACTTCTTTCCGGGGCCGTTGTCCCCTTCCCGCCACACCGAACTGACGAATCCGTCCGTATCGAGCCGGTTCAGGGCGGGGTAGAGCGTCCCGCCGCTGAGCCCGTCAAAACCGGAGGACCGGAGAACTTGGATGACGCGGTAACCATAGGCACCTAGCGCCGGTTATTTTGGACTCCCGCTGGGTACGCCGCTGGTAGTGTTCCTGCATTCGGAACGGCACGCAGACGGGGTGATTCTCTTGAACGACGACGGGCTGACAGAGGCTGTACAGGAAGCCGGGGCGGTGGAACTGCTGCTGATCCGGCACGGCGAGA
The Arthrobacter sp. PGP41 genome window above contains:
- a CDS encoding FAD-dependent oxidoreductase — its product is MTVGKVIERDCVIAGGGPAGMVLGYLLAREGLRVTVLEKHADFFRDFRGDTVHPSTVTLLGELGLRDKFLQLPLTRLPAMDAVMDGRRFTIVDFRTLPEPDNFLVMAPQWDFLNFLAGEASVFPNFELRMLTEATGLIIEQDEVRGVRAATEDVGELEVHATLTVAADGRASALRAAAGMIPDEFGVPIDVLWFSLPKPPEPPSATLGYISRQGMVLTIDRGDSYQSGMVIRKGGYGQLRAAGLEALQARIIHAAPVLRPVATTLTDWDQIKLLSVQINRLHRWYRPGFIAIGDAAHAMSPMFGVGVNFAVQDAVALFNAIAGDLAAGTVPVGKLAAVQRRREKPVKVMQLLQRNGHKAIARAAAGNSVAPRWFIGILRFASPLLRRLTARFVGVGIRPEHVTPRA
- a CDS encoding arsenate reductase/protein-tyrosine-phosphatase family protein — encoded protein: MDTSAPVKILTVCTGNICRSPVAERLLQAGLDQVVPGGFVVASAGTRAMVGDPMQPLSADIVRTFGGSPDNFAARQLTPKILRGVDLVLTMTSAHRGEVLQLDASFLKRTFTIREFARMLDVLDQRAAESGGSMPAAVPARENHDDAGWLGANTAFWKSLPARAAGVRHLSLPADAAENDIVDPYRRAPEVYRRMEDELAPAIVSILRHARLNAPARGTRAESL
- a CDS encoding LCP family protein, with amino-acid sequence MSTPDGSDPSGPNASGPSPGPHNGSWVAHGRRRWIAALLALVLAAAAVVAVISLNRSGSEAQPAATQSESPSTPVTPSETPSDTPPAPAPPPPPEPIPELPPAPMNVLVIGSDMRGVARDAAAHTAATGEAMDHRSDTLMVVHVPADRRTLYIISINRDTWVDIPGFGGGKINAGLQYGGIDMTTQTVQQLLGITIDHTLMLDFGGLKVLVDGLGGIDVNVPVPFQSTHDTGHVFGPGVNHLDGQAALEFSRERYAFSDGDFQRVRNQQVLLKAILARLTGGGALNDVNAVRGLVNFASCCLTVNKGFDPVQAAILAYSLRNLDVNAIGTMTLPTAGSGFIAGQSVLFPDYGAINAVGAALREGRIGEFAVP
- a CDS encoding alkaline phosphatase D family protein; this translates as MTDISRRTIVKGSVLAAALAAAPAAAHATPAQSPAGVALVRNRLTLPSGIATGDVTSDSAVLWSRSSGAGRMTAVLRAVDDGGEVLRGRGAFERVLRGPRATQASDFTAKIHAGNLPSNTRFALEISFEDDGGAAGETASGSFRTAPDAGTYNGNGRTGDTSAGGEVPASSAQSFVWTGDTAGQGWGINEEIGGMRGYRAMHQTRPDFFIHSGDTVYADGPITETVVEKDGQVWRNLVTEEVSKVAETLTEFRGRHRYNQMDANMRAMFADVPLISQWDDHETTNNWYPGEILDDPRYTVRDVNTLAARGRQAWQENMPIADSSALWRPGTFDDAGQYQPARIYRKISRGPQLDIFCLDMRTFKSPNTDGKEPYATAILGQEQVDWLIREVSRSKATWKVIAADMPVGVIVGDGPVNQESVSNRDDGAPLGRELEIAGVLSAFKHNRVKNVVWLTADVHYCAAHHYSPERAAFTDFDPFWEFVAGPIAAGSFGPNKMDGTFGPEVVFSKAGRFPGESPRNGENQFFGHVQLDSEVFTVSLRNANGATVFSKVLTPER